From the Clostridium sp. Marseille-P299 genome, the window TGATTTAATGTAGCCTTCAACACTTCCTGATTTTACTAAGGTCCAAACTTTCCCTACTTTTATTACCTCTGCTGCGCTTCCACGATACAATTTTCCGATGATTTTTGATTTCGTAGATGCCTTTCGTCGGATATTAACATAATCCTGAGTATTTGAAAAAGCATAGCCTTCAAGAGGTGAAATCCCGGTATTTACAGGTTCTAATCTCTCACCATTTACATAAAAAGGTGTCGTTACATTTGAAATAGAAATCCCAGTCTCAGACAATCTTTCTGAATAATAATCTTCCAGTAATTTGGACATACCAGCTACAGCCGTTTCTTCTTTTGCTATTTCTTCTGCTTTAACCTCAGTCGAATTTATCATAAGTAAACATAACGCTGCCAAACCTAAGCTTGCCTTCATTAGTTTTTTATTTCTCATAGTATCCTCTTTCCTGTATGAATGGTCGAATAAAACCATTTAAAACTTAATTTGTTACAAAGTTGTTACAAAGTGATTAAATTATAGCAAAGAGATTTTTCACAGTCAACATTTTTCGACAAAATCTACATGCCAATTCTTGTATGAATTGTTAATCGTATACAAACCACTAAAAAAAAGACTGTTATAAAATGTTTACCAAGTCACGTTTTATTAATGAACGCGAATCGGATTGCATTTTATAACAGTCCTCTATCTATTATTACATTTTCTCAAAATAGCTTTTCGGTTTTTTACAAACCGGACATAGATAACTATCTGGGAGCTCTTCAAATGGTGTATCACCATCATAAACATAGCCACATATTTTACAGATATATTTACTTTCTGAATCTTTATTTACATTTGGCCTGTAAGTTGGTGCATTCTTAGGGCTACTTCCTTTAATAACATCATGATAATAAGCATAAGTCATTACCGGATCATCACTAAGTACATCACCATCTATAATTTCACCAAGAAAAACAGTATGCGTGGCAGTTTCCAATTTGTCAACTAACTTGCATATTAGATAACCACAAGAATCAGAAAGGATTGGTAATCCATGTTTTTCAAAATATGGAGCTTTATTAAATTTATCTACAAGTTTTCCAGATTGAAATCCAAAGGTACTAATTATTTCAGAATCTGTTTTTTCTGATAAAATTGATATTGCAAATTGACCACTATTTATAATACATTCATTCGTATAATTATCATGATTAATACTAACAGCAATAGTTGCTGGTTCAACTGTAACTTGCATCGCACAATTTGCAATGCAACCAGTAGGATAGAATCCATCTTTTGTAGAAATTACATACATACCATAAGACAATTTCCAATAGACATTATCATTCATATTAATCCTCTTTGGCCTAATTTACCAAATCTTTGTTATTAATTAGTAATTTTGAGCTTTAATTTGGAAATAAGATTGTGGATGAGCACAAACTGGACAAACTTCTGGAGCCTTTTGGCCAATGCAAATATGTCCGCAGTTAGAACATTCCCAAATCATATCTCCTTCTCTTGAAAATACGATACCATCTTTGATGTTACCAAGTAATTTACGATATCTTTCTTCATGAACTTTTTCTATTTCAGCTACTTTTTCAAATAATTTTGCAATTCTTTCAAAGCCTTCTTCTCTTGCTTCTTTTGCAAATGTAGCGTACATATCAGTCCATTCGTAATTTTCACCTTCAGCTGCATCTAATAAGTTATCCATGGTAGAACCGATTCCATCATGTAAAAGCTTAAACCAGATTTTTGCATGTTCTTTTTCATTGTTTGCTGTTTCTTCAAATAGATTTGCAATCTGAACATAACCATCCTTCTTAGCTTTGGAAGCATAGTAAGTGTATTTATTTCTTGCCATTGACTCCCCTGCAAATGCAGACATAAGATTTGCTTCTGTTTTTGTTCCTTTAATGTTTTCCATGCTATTATCTCCTTAAACTATTAATTATAGTATTTATCAAGTATCTTCTTTAGTTTCTTTTTCTTAAGCTTCAGAGAAAGAATCCTTACCAACTCCGCAAAGTGGGCAAACCCAATCTTCTGAAATATCTTCAAAAGCTGTTCCTGCAGCTACACCGTTATCTTCATCGCCTACTTCTGGATCATAAATATATCCACATACATCACATACATATTTCTTCATGTTATATTCCTCCTATTTTTTAATGTTATTTTATCTAAGTTACTAAGAACAGTTTAATATTGTTTAGTAAACTTATGTATTATTTGTATACTTTAGTAAAATTTACTTCTGCATACTTTCTTATGCTTTTGCCACCCACAAACCATGTAAGTTGCAATATTCATATACTTCTAATACTGTTTCATCATCTGTTAGAGCAAATTCTGCATATGGTTTTTCACCAACTGTTAATTTTTTTCTTTGTGTACCTTTATCCGTCTTTAAGTAAATCCAAGCAATATGATGTTCTGCAAGCATTGGATGTTCCACACTACCAACAGTTACCTTAACAACATTACCATCGATTTCAAACACTGGTACGTGCTTTTCAGTCGCTCCATCTGAAGTATTTGCAACTAACGCTGTCATGTTATCTCCACAGCAAGTTAATGGTGCACCTGAACTATGAATTACCTCAACGATATTACCACAATGTTTACAAATAAAAAACTTTGGCTCCATTCTACAAAACTCCCTTCACACAAATAATTTTTGGTATTTACAAATTGTCTAGTATTTACTATTGTACTTTTACAATAAACAGAACATTATTCATATAGCTATTAACTGGTAACTACTAACAACTTGTTTATGGATAAATTATAACATTAAGTATTAATATGTCAACCAAAAAAAAATATATCTAAGCAAAAATTTAATATAAATCTTAACTCTTGTGGATTACAATATGTTGTGTTATACTGATTCACGAATACTATAAATTGTATATAAGTACTATTTTATAGATAAATATGATTATTAACAGAAAGGAGTTTATCATGACAAAATCCCTAGATTTTTACATAAACAGAGAACATATTACCTATAATGCTGAAGTATTTTCGGTTAATTTTGGACAATTCCCTGATTTTCTAGATTTATTAAAGGAGATCTCCTGTATTTATATAGACGATGAATATAATCTTAATAAACTTGCAGATAAATTTGAAAGTTTTAATAAAGAATCCTTAGGATTTAATGAAAGATTAGACTTACTTATTAAAGCAAGCGTTGAGTTAACTACAAAAGAAGCTCCAAAATGGGAGTTTATTTCTGCAAGACTACTCTATTACAAATTTAATAAGAGACTTAAAGCTGACCTAGCTTTAAGAAATATTAATAATTATTATGATAAAGTTAAGTTCCTTACGAAAGAAAAATTATACGGGGATTACCTTTTATCTAACTATACAAAAGAAGAGATAAATCTTTATGAAACTTATTTAGACTATTCCAGAAACAATTTACTTACATACTCTGGACTAGATTTACTTTTAAAACGCTATATTATTCATTTAAATGATGGAACACCAATTGAAACTCCTCAAGAAATGTTTCTTGGTATCGCGATGCATTTAGCAATGAATGAGAAAAAGGATCGAAACGATTGGGTTAAAAAGTTTTATGATATGCTTAGTGAACTTAAAGTAACCATGGCTACTCCTACTTTATCCAATGCAAGAAAAGTATTTCATCAACTTTCCTCTTGTTTTATTGACACAGTACCAGATAGCTTAGATGGTATTTATAGAAGTATTGATAATTTTGCTAAGATTAGTAAATTTGGTGGAGGCATGGGACTTTACTTTGGTAAGGTACGTGCTCTTGGGAGTGAAATCAGAGGTTACCAAGGTGTTGCAGGTGGAGTTATTCGTTGGATTAAATTAGCAAACGATACAGCCGTTGCCGTTGATCAATTAGGTATGAGACAAGGCGCTGTCGCCGTTTATTTAGATGCATGGCATAAGGATTTGCCAGAATTTTTAGGATTACGTACGAATAATGGTGATAACCGTATGAAAGCACACGATGTCTTTCCAGCCGTTTGCTATCCTGATTTATTTTGGAAAACCGCAAAAGATAATATTGAAGCAGATTGGCACTTGATGTGTCCCCACGATATCATGAAAATTAAAGGTTATTGTTTAGAAGATTATTATGGGGAAGAATGGGAAGAAAAATATCTAGATTGTATTAATGACACTAGAATTTCAAAAAGAATAATCCCAATCAAGGAAATCATTCGATTGATTATTAAAAGTGCTGCTGAAACAGGTACTCCGTTTACATTTAACCGTGACATCGTAAACAGATTAAATCCAAATAAACATAAAGGTATTATATATTCTAGTAACCTTTGTACAGAAATCGCTCAGAACATGAGTCAGATTGATTTAATAGAACAAACTACAACGACAGTGGACGGAGAAGAAATCGTTATTACTACCACAAAGCCAGGTGATTTTGTTGTATGTAATTTAGCTAGCTTATCCCTGGGTCATATTGATGTTACTAATGAAGCTGAAATTATAGATATTACAAAAAGCGCTGTTCGAGCTCTTGATAATGTTATTGATTTGAACTTTTTCCCTCTGCCATACGCAAAAATTACTAATAATAAGTATCGTCCAATTGGACTTGGTGTCAGTGGATATCATCATATGTTAGCCAAAAATAAAGTTCGTTGGGAATCTGATGAGCATCTTGAATTCGCTGATAAAGTATTTGAAACAATAAACTATGCTGCAATTCTAGCAAGCAATGAAATTGCCAAAGAAAAAGGCAAGTATGACTATTTTGAAGGCAGCGACTGGCAAACTGGAGAATATTTTAGATTACGTAATTATTCTAACGAACGTTGGGATGCTTTGAGTAAAGAAGTTGCTAAGTACGGTATGAGAAATGCATATCTTCTTGCAATTGCTCCTACAAGTAGTACAAGTATCATTTCTGGAACTACCGCTGGTGTTGATCCAATTATGAGTTCTTATTTTTTAGAAGAAAAGAAGGATGGGTTAATTCCTAGAGTAGCACCAGATTTGTCCCATGAGACCGTTTGGTTTTATAAGAATGCGCATCAAATCAATCAAACCTGGTCGATAAAGGCTGCCGGTATTCGCTCAAGACACATTGATCAAGCTCAAAGTTTAAATCTTTATATCACAAATGAATATACATTCCGTGGCATACTAAATCTCTACATCCTTGCATGGGAGAAGGGGGTAAAAACCATATATTATATTCGCTCAAAAAGTCTTGAAGTTGAAGAATGCACCGTATGCTCAAGTTAACATTGATTAGGTAATACACCGTATGTTCAAGTTAAAATTTATTTAAGATAATATACGATTTTCTCTAAATAAAATTTATTTATTAAATAATCTAATATTAATATAGAAAGGCTTCGTTGCTTATGAATTTAAAGAAAAAACCACTTTTTAATCCTTCTGGAAATACCGATGTAATGAGTCGCCGAATGATTAATGGTGACACTACGAATCTCAATGATTTTAATAACATGAAGTATGCATTCGTTAGCGATTGGTATCGTCATGCAATGAATAATTTTTGGATTCCTGAAGAAATCAATCTAAGCGCTGATGTAAAAGACTATAAAAATTTAGAGACAGAAGAACGTATTGCATATGATAAAATACTCTCTTTTTTAGTCTTCTTAGACAGTATGCAAACAGCGAATCTTCCTGCAATCTCGGAATACATTACTGCAAACGAAATTAACCTATGTTTAACGATTCAGGCATTTCAAGAAGCGATCCACTCTCAAAGCTATAGTTATATGCTAGATACTATATGTGAGCCGCAACAAAGAAATGAAGTGTTGTATCAATGGAAAACAGATGAACATCTTTTAAAAAGAAATACTTTTATTGGTGATTTGTATAATGAATTTCAGCATGATAAATCTCCATTTTCACTTGTAAAAACAATAATGGCGAATTTTATCCTTGAAGGAATTTATTTTTACAGTGGCTTTATGTTTTTTTATAATTTAGGCCGTAATAACAAAATGCCTGGAACAACTCAGGTCATCCGCTATATTAATCGAGATGAAAATGCACACCTTTGGTTATTCCGCAGTATTATTCTAGAGCTAAAAAAAGAGCAACCAGAACTCTTTACCGAAGATAAAATAAACCTTTACCGTGAAATGATTAAAGAAGGCTGTGAACAAGAGATTGCATGGGGTAGCTATGTAATTGGTAATCAAATTCATGGACTTACCACCGAAATGATATCCGATTACATTATGTATCTTGGTAATCTTCGTTGCCATTCTCTTGGATTTAATCCAATTTATGAAGGCCATAAAGAGGAACCCAAAAGTATGTCATGGGTAAGCCAATATAGTAATGCAAATATGATTAAAACTGACTTTTTTGAAGCCAAAAGCACTGCTTACGCAAAAAGTAGCGCTTTGGTAGATGACTTATAGAATTAATAAACGAAAAAAACACAGCAAAGAATTAAACATAGAACAAAGCATTTATGCTACCTATAAATAAAAGAAGGACTAATTACCTATCTAAGAAGTAAATTACTTTTTAAATAGGTAGTTAGTCCTTTCATTTTAAAAGATATAGTAATTTAATTTGCTATCACACGCTTGTTTTTAAGTCTGATTTACTGAACAATACTATCGATATTGCTAAAATCTCCTTCTTTAACTTCAACAATAATTCGATTCGGTAGGCATATTATCATTTGTCCCGTGTTATGAATCGCTCCAATTATCACACATGTTTGGTCCGGACATTGAGCTTCTATCATTTTAGCTTCCCCATTTTTAATTTCTAAAATGCTAGTACCTAATTTTGCTGGAATTTCAATCTTAGTATCTAAATTTAATGGATATGTTCCATATTCTTTTCCATCTATAGTAACAACAACCACAGCGTCATCATCCGAATCAGCTTGGCTAATATAACGATATCCAAGATACGTGCTTCCTGCAATCACAAGTAAAATAATGATTAATAATACATCTTTTTTTTTCATAACTTCCTCTTTTCAATTTCTTAACTACAATCTTACCCGTTTTGATTGCTTTTTTATACTAAACTAAGCATTGCAATTATATTCGATTCATTTAAAAAAATCAAGAACTAGAATTAATTATTACCTATTATTTTATATTTTAGTAATTTTATATCAGTTACTTATATTTAATGGAAATTTTTCTATTTAGAAGCTCTATTATTGTAATATTATGTTATATTTTGAATACCGATTCTTTTTATTCTTTTGGAAATAAGGCAAGCCATCTCTCATAATATACATTGTAAACAAAATTTGGAGGTTCTAACATGAGTGATTTAACAGCAACTAACTGCGGATGTGACAGAGGATGTGATTGTAATAATGGTTTATTTGGTGGCGATTGCAGCTGCATCATTATTATCCTTTTACTTCTTTGCTTCTGCGGCAATGGTTTTGGCAACAATGGCTGTAACAGAGATTGTGACAGAGGATGTAACAATGGTATCTTCGGTGGCGATTGCAGTTGCATCATCATTATTCTTGTTCTCTTCTGCTTCTGCGGTAATGGCTTTGGCAACAATGGCTGCTGCTAGTTTTAAACATTTATGTACAAAAAGAGCTGATTACAGCTCTTTTTGTTTTTGTTTTAAACAATCATAATCATATTCATATATAGATGTTTCGTCAGTTACTAACAGTGCATTTGTTGAGTTCTCCTCACCACATGCACAAAGTTTGCACTCATTTTTTTTATTAAGCTCTATATTAAAATCATTGATTGACACATCTGTAGTTACGATTCCATAATTTTTTTTCATATTGATGAATTCCTTCCAACTAGACTATACTTCATTATATGATATAATTACGAAAATGTTTACATTATTCGACTTGAATCAATGACTTTTTTCATTGCTTATTTTAAATACATCTATTATACTTATTCATAAGTTCAACATGGAAATAATTAAAGAATTAGAATTGGAGGTCGATTATGTCAGGATCTACTTTAGGAACAATATTTAAAATTACTACGTGGGGAGAATCTCATGGAAAAGGTATTGGCGTTGTTGTTGATGGATGCCCAGCTGGATTATCCATTGATGAAGAATTAATACAAACTTATTTAGACCGAAGAAAACCAGGTCAAACGAAATTTGCCACCCCAAGAATAGAAGCAGATAAAGTACATATTTTATCTGGTGTTTTTGAAGGAAAGACAACAGGTACACCTATTTCTTTAGCTATCTTTAATGAAACTGCAAGATCCTCTGATTACAGCGAAATTGCAAGCTATTATCGTCCTGGTCATGCAGACTTTACTTTTGATAGTAAGTATGGATTTCGTGACTATCGTGGTGGCGGACGTTCTTCTGGTCGTGAAACCTCGGGTCGTGTCGCTGCTGGTGCTATTGCAAGTGCTATTTTAAAGGAACTTGGTATTGAAGTATGTGCTTATACAAAATCCATCGGCCCTATAAAAATTGATTATAAAAACTGCAAAAAAGAAAATAGAGATTTAAGCCCACTTTGCATGCCAGATTTAGAAGCTTCAAATGCAGCTGAGGAATTTCTTACCTCTGCTATGGAAAATCAAGACTCTGTTGGTGGAATCATAGAGTGTATTATTAGTGGAGTTCCTGCTGGGATTGGCGAGCCTGTCTTTGATAAATTGGATGCCAGCCTTGCAAAAGCTATTATGTCAGTTGGCGCAGTGAAAGGTGTTGAGATAGGTGATGGTTTTGAAGTTGCAAATCATTTTGGTTCCTATAATAATGATAACTTCATACAAGAAGGTTCTCAACTTAAAAAAATCTCAAACCATGCGGGCGGAATTCTTGGGGGTATTAGTGATGGTTCGGAAATTATATTGCGTGCAGCAATAAAACCTACTCCTTCCATAGCAAAAAGTCAACAAACCGTAAATAAGAATGGTGAAAATATAACTGTAAATATCAAAGGACGTCATGATCCTATCATAGTACCTAGAGCTGTTGTTGTTATCGAATCAATGGCTGCCCTTACACTCTTAGATCTTATGTTACAAAGTATGAGTTCTAGATTAGATCATATAAAAACTTTTTTTAGTGATGTAAAGACGAAATAAAACAGGAAAAAGACTGTGCCTATAGAAATGCTTTAGATGTTCCTTTCTTTAAAATTTGTGTTATATCAAAAGACAGATTTGTCTGTTCATAGCGAGTTATCTGTTTTTTGATATGTTTAACACAAATTATGAAAGAATTGGAACATCTTATGCATTTTAATCGAAGCGGAAGTATTTTAGCTTTGTGAAAATTGTCATTTCCATAAAGTATATAGGGATTAGACACCTAATTCTACCAATAAAAAAAGTTGTATTATATACATATATGACGATTCGATCATAGTACAAAACACAACTTTCTTACTCCGTATTTAATTAATTTTTAAGCCTTACTATAAGCCTTGTTTACTTATATTCTGGATTGTTTTTATGATATGCTCATGTGCTAGTTTTTCTGCAAGCTCACCATCTCTTTTTCTTATCGCCTCAAGAATCGCTGTATGTTCTGCATTTGAATCAGAAACACGTTCCGTTCGAGATAATGTAATTTTTCTCATTCGTTGAACATAATGATGAAAATCACTTAAAACATGTTCTAGTATTTTACTTCCAGAAGCTTCATATATCAACTCATGAAATTTATTATCCAACTCTAATATTTGTTCATAATGTTCTTTTTTTAAATGAAATTCTGAAAGGAAAATAACTTCCTCTAAAGCTTCAATCTGTTGTTCTGTAATATGTTCACATGCCCACTTTGCACATAAACCTTCTAAATAAGAACGTATCACATAGATATCATGAATATCTTTTTCTGAGATTCCAGTTACGTAGGCACCTTTGTTAGGAATAATATTAACAAGTCCTTCAAGTTCTAATTGCCTTAATGCTTCTCTTACTGGAGTACGACTTACACCTAATTCCATACCAATGGTATTTTCCTTAAGTTCTTCGTCCTGAGAATATTTACCAGATAATATATCTTCTCTGATTCGATGAAATACTCTACCACGTAACGAGTATTTATCGGTTACTTCTTTTTGCACGTCTTTATTGCTCACAACGTCCTCCTAATGATAAACGGGATTTTCTCCCTCCAAATTGTACTGTAGGAAATTATTTATAACTTCCGTTAAAAGGCGCTACTTTTGCGCCATTCATATAAGAACCAGAAATAAGATAATGAAAATTTTCTTAATACGTAAACGCCTGCAATATAGGTTTCCCTAATATCACAGACGTCACACCGTATCAATCTATTTCATTTTCTCAATTGTTTCCATAATATAATCTGCAAATTCTTCACCTGTTGCTCCGTCACTACGTCCAGTCATAACAAGTTTCTTTTCTGTTACAGTGCAAATATCAAGTGCTGCATATAATTTATCAGATTGTTCTTTATAACCAATGTGTGATAAAAGCATCGCTGCTGCACGTATTACGCTACATGGATCTGCATACTTATCTCTTCCTTCTAAAACCATACGAGGAGCAGAACCATGAATTGCTTCAAACATTGCATATCTCTTACCAATATTAGCACTTCCTGCAGTACCTACACCACCTTGGAACTCTGCCGCTTCATCTGTAAGAATATCACCATATAGATTAGGAAGAACCAATACTTGGAAATCTCTTCTTCTCTTCTCATCAATTAATTTTGCTGTCATGATATCAATATACCAATCATCAGCTGTAATATCTGGGTATTCCTTAGCAATTTCTTTAAACATATCTAAGAACTTACCATCTGTAGTCTTAATAATGTTTGCTTTGGTAACCGCAGTTACTCTTGTTTTACCGTTCGCTTTTGCAAATTCAAACGCTGCACGAATAATACGTTCTGTTCCTTGTGATGTAACAACTGTAAAGTCTATACCTAAATCTTCTGTTACATGTACACCTTTGCTTCCCACTGCATATGCACCTTCCGTGTTTTCACGGTAAAATGTCCAATCAATTCCCTGCTCAGGAATACGAACCGGACGAACATTAGCAAAAAGATCTAGTTCTTTACGCATTGCAACATTGGCACTTTCTACATTTGGCCAAGGATCGCCTTTTCTAGGAGTTGTAGTTGGTCCTTTTAAAATAACATGACATTCTTTTAATTCTTTCAAGACCTCTGCTGGAATCGCTGCCATCTCTTCCGCTCTTCTCTCAATTGTTAAACCATCGATTACGCGAAATGCTACCTTGCCAGCATTTACATCCTCTTTTAATAAAAATTCAAGGATTCTTTGGGCTTGTGCTGTAATTGCAGGTCCAATTCCATCTCCGCCACAAACGCCGATAATAATTTGATCTAATTCTTGATAGTTTAAGAAATCTCCTTGGGCTTTCATAGCTTCAACACGTTTTAATTGTTCCTCTAATAACTTTCCAAAGGCCTCTTTCGCTTTTTCGATATTTTCTGCAATCATCTTGTTATCCTCCTGTAAATAATGTTAGGGAACATAATTATTCCAATGTAACTTCCGGTAAATCCAAATTATATTCTACCTTATACTTATTAATCATGTCAACTAATTCACCATCAGTCATTACTGTAATTCTTCCTTCTTCATATTCCTTATCAACTTCTTCTTTGATACGATTCACCATAGGGTGTGATTTATCTAATTGAAGTTCATCTTTTAAATGATAATATGTATTAATCCAGTGTGCAATTCCAGCCAAACCAGACGTATTAGAAACAGAAACTAAGACTGGGCGTTTTAAAAACTTTTCAGTATCAAATATATTATAAATTTCTTCACTCTTTAACAAACCATCTGCATGAATTCCAGCTCGTGTTACATTAAAATTCTTTCCAACAAATGGTGTTCTATGTGGTATTTTATAACCAATTTCTTTAGTAAAGTACTCAGCCAATTCTGTAATGACTGTAGTATCCATGCCATCTAGAGAACCTTTTAACTGGGCATATTCAAATACCATTGCCTCAAGTGGTGTATTTCCTGTTCTCTCTCCAATTCCAAATAAAGAACAATTGATACCACAAGCACCATAGATCCAGGCTGTAGTTGAATTTGTTACTGCTTTATAAAAATCATTATGTCCATGCCACTCTAATAATTCCGATGGTACACCAGCATGGGTAATTAAACTATAAATAATTCCTTGCACAGATCGTGGAATTACCGCTCCTGGAAAATTAACTCCATATCCCATAGTATCACAAGCACGTATCTTAACTGGAATTCCATATTCTGTACCGAGCTTCATTAACTCAAAACAAAAAGGAATAACAAATCCATGAATATCCGAACGTGTAATATCTTCTAAGTGACATCTTGGAGCAACACCAGTCTCTAGACATTCTCTAACTATATTTAAATAATGATTCATTGCCTGACTTCTTGTCATTTTCATTTTATAGAAAATATGATAATCAGAACAACTTACCAAAATTCCTGTTTCCTTAAGACCGATCTCTTTTACAAGCTCGAAGTCTTTCTTATTTGCACGGATCCATGATGTAATTTCAGGGAATTGATATCCACGTTCCATACATTTGTAAACGGCATCTCTGTCTTTTTTACTATATAAAAAGAACTCGCTTTGCCTTATGATTCCATTTGGACCACCCAATCGGTGTAAATAATCATAGATAGTTACAATTTGTTCAGTCGTATAA encodes:
- a CDS encoding desulfoferrodoxin family protein codes for the protein MEPKFFICKHCGNIVEVIHSSGAPLTCCGDNMTALVANTSDGATEKHVPVFEIDGNVVKVTVGSVEHPMLAEHHIAWIYLKTDKGTQRKKLTVGEKPYAEFALTDDETVLEVYEYCNLHGLWVAKA
- a CDS encoding GntR family transcriptional regulator — encoded protein: MSNKDVQKEVTDKYSLRGRVFHRIREDILSGKYSQDEELKENTIGMELGVSRTPVREALRQLELEGLVNIIPNKGAYVTGISEKDIHDIYVIRSYLEGLCAKWACEHITEQQIEALEEVIFLSEFHLKKEHYEQILELDNKFHELIYEASGSKILEHVLSDFHHYVQRMRKITLSRTERVSDSNAEHTAILEAIRKRDGELAEKLAHEHIIKTIQNISKQGL
- the rbr gene encoding rubrerythrin, producing the protein MENIKGTKTEANLMSAFAGESMARNKYTYYASKAKKDGYVQIANLFEETANNEKEHAKIWFKLLHDGIGSTMDNLLDAAEGENYEWTDMYATFAKEAREEGFERIAKLFEKVAEIEKVHEERYRKLLGNIKDGIVFSREGDMIWECSNCGHICIGQKAPEVCPVCAHPQSYFQIKAQNY
- a CDS encoding isocitrate/isopropylmalate family dehydrogenase, producing MIAENIEKAKEAFGKLLEEQLKRVEAMKAQGDFLNYQELDQIIIGVCGGDGIGPAITAQAQRILEFLLKEDVNAGKVAFRVIDGLTIERRAEEMAAIPAEVLKELKECHVILKGPTTTPRKGDPWPNVESANVAMRKELDLFANVRPVRIPEQGIDWTFYRENTEGAYAVGSKGVHVTEDLGIDFTVVTSQGTERIIRAAFEFAKANGKTRVTAVTKANIIKTTDGKFLDMFKEIAKEYPDITADDWYIDIMTAKLIDEKRRRDFQVLVLPNLYGDILTDEAAEFQGGVGTAGSANIGKRYAMFEAIHGSAPRMVLEGRDKYADPCSVIRAAAMLLSHIGYKEQSDKLYAALDICTVTEKKLVMTGRSDGATGEEFADYIMETIEKMK
- a CDS encoding ribonucleoside-diphosphate reductase subunit alpha, with protein sequence MTKSLDFYINREHITYNAEVFSVNFGQFPDFLDLLKEISCIYIDDEYNLNKLADKFESFNKESLGFNERLDLLIKASVELTTKEAPKWEFISARLLYYKFNKRLKADLALRNINNYYDKVKFLTKEKLYGDYLLSNYTKEEINLYETYLDYSRNNLLTYSGLDLLLKRYIIHLNDGTPIETPQEMFLGIAMHLAMNEKKDRNDWVKKFYDMLSELKVTMATPTLSNARKVFHQLSSCFIDTVPDSLDGIYRSIDNFAKISKFGGGMGLYFGKVRALGSEIRGYQGVAGGVIRWIKLANDTAVAVDQLGMRQGAVAVYLDAWHKDLPEFLGLRTNNGDNRMKAHDVFPAVCYPDLFWKTAKDNIEADWHLMCPHDIMKIKGYCLEDYYGEEWEEKYLDCINDTRISKRIIPIKEIIRLIIKSAAETGTPFTFNRDIVNRLNPNKHKGIIYSSNLCTEIAQNMSQIDLIEQTTTTVDGEEIVITTTKPGDFVVCNLASLSLGHIDVTNEAEIIDITKSAVRALDNVIDLNFFPLPYAKITNNKYRPIGLGVSGYHHMLAKNKVRWESDEHLEFADKVFETINYAAILASNEIAKEKGKYDYFEGSDWQTGEYFRLRNYSNERWDALSKEVAKYGMRNAYLLAIAPTSSTSIISGTTAGVDPIMSSYFLEEKKDGLIPRVAPDLSHETVWFYKNAHQINQTWSIKAAGIRSRHIDQAQSLNLYITNEYTFRGILNLYILAWEKGVKTIYYIRSKSLEVEECTVCSS
- a CDS encoding ribonucleotide-diphosphate reductase subunit beta; this translates as MNLKKKPLFNPSGNTDVMSRRMINGDTTNLNDFNNMKYAFVSDWYRHAMNNFWIPEEINLSADVKDYKNLETEERIAYDKILSFLVFLDSMQTANLPAISEYITANEINLCLTIQAFQEAIHSQSYSYMLDTICEPQQRNEVLYQWKTDEHLLKRNTFIGDLYNEFQHDKSPFSLVKTIMANFILEGIYFYSGFMFFYNLGRNNKMPGTTQVIRYINRDENAHLWLFRSIILELKKEQPELFTEDKINLYREMIKEGCEQEIAWGSYVIGNQIHGLTTEMISDYIMYLGNLRCHSLGFNPIYEGHKEEPKSMSWVSQYSNANMIKTDFFEAKSTAYAKSSALVDDL
- a CDS encoding flavin reductase, whose translation is MNDNVYWKLSYGMYVISTKDGFYPTGCIANCAMQVTVEPATIAVSINHDNYTNECIINSGQFAISILSEKTDSEIISTFGFQSGKLVDKFNKAPYFEKHGLPILSDSCGYLICKLVDKLETATHTVFLGEIIDGDVLSDDPVMTYAYYHDVIKGSSPKNAPTYRPNVNKDSESKYICKICGYVYDGDTPFEELPDSYLCPVCKKPKSYFEKM
- the aroC gene encoding chorismate synthase; protein product: MSGSTLGTIFKITTWGESHGKGIGVVVDGCPAGLSIDEELIQTYLDRRKPGQTKFATPRIEADKVHILSGVFEGKTTGTPISLAIFNETARSSDYSEIASYYRPGHADFTFDSKYGFRDYRGGGRSSGRETSGRVAAGAIASAILKELGIEVCAYTKSIGPIKIDYKNCKKENRDLSPLCMPDLEASNAAEEFLTSAMENQDSVGGIIECIISGVPAGIGEPVFDKLDASLAKAIMSVGAVKGVEIGDGFEVANHFGSYNNDNFIQEGSQLKKISNHAGGILGGISDGSEIILRAAIKPTPSIAKSQQTVNKNGENITVNIKGRHDPIIVPRAVVVIESMAALTLLDLMLQSMSSRLDHIKTFFSDVKTK
- the rd gene encoding rubredoxin, encoding MKKYVCDVCGYIYDPEVGDEDNGVAAGTAFEDISEDWVCPLCGVGKDSFSEA
- a CDS encoding NusG domain II-containing protein, producing MKKKDVLLIIILLVIAGSTYLGYRYISQADSDDDAVVVVTIDGKEYGTYPLNLDTKIEIPAKLGTSILEIKNGEAKMIEAQCPDQTCVIIGAIHNTGQMIICLPNRIIVEVKEGDFSNIDSIVQ